TTTTCTAAAGTGGTCTTCATAGTATTCAAGTGGATGTCCTATTTGAATTGGTGATTTTATTTTCATCCAAGCTCTATCCACATTCGCCCATCTTTCTACTAGTGAGTTCTCTTTAGTTTCTGAAAAGGCTAAGATAAGTGATTGGATATATAAAATATAATCCCACTTATGACCAAAGACATCATCTTCATACTCTAGTAAATTTTCTTCAAAAGCTTCAAGGGCATTTATCACTTCTGTTGTTTGTTTTTTAAAAGCTTTTATATAGGCTTGATTTTCATATCCATCATCTTTTTTTACTAATGCTGAGTATGATCTATCAGCTATCATTGAGTTATGTCCCAAATCAAACAAGGAGTTACTCTCTAGATAATCAAAAACTTTCTCTTCATCACCATCAAATTTTGCTAAGAGTTCTTTATTTATACCATTAATTATATGTGCTGTCCAAGAGCTTTGCCATGATGACATTTTGATTCCCACATTATAAACCCCTTGAAAGATAGCTTGATAAAATGGAGTTAAAAGATTATTATCTTTTATATAATCAAGGGTTCTTTTGTGTTTGTTATGCCAAAATTCTTTTACAAAAAGGTATGCCTTTTCTTGTAATTCTATAACTTCTTTCTCATCAAGTTCAAGCTTTTTTAATACTTGTACTAAAGAATCATCTCTAAGATTTACTATTCTAGTAACTAGTGCATATCTTAAGTCTTCACTCATTTGTAAGTCTAAGCTATTTGCAAAATCATCGATAAGAGTTAATTTGTCGTATTGTTTATCTTCTAACGCTGATACTAATTTGTTTACTTCATTTTTTTGAGTGTTTAAATATTCATAGATTTTTTTTGAATCTTTTAAAAACTGTTCATTCATTATAAAACCTTTTTTGTAGTTTGAAGGATTTTACCTAAAAATGCTTTTAGAAGAATTAATAATTTTAAATTATAGTGTTAATTTTTTTTATAATCTATGCTTCTTTTCCCATAATTAGGGCAAAAGTTGAGTTTTTTGTGGTGTTGTAATATAAAGCAAGCCAATGAATATAATCAATATTTTTGAATAAACTAGTTATTGTCAAAGTGGTTTTAAGATATAATCTGATTTATATCAAAAGTAGGCATTATTTTAAAAGGATTATATGTGGTTTTTATTTGTTCACGTTTTAGAATTCTAAAAGGTGTTAAAATCAGTTTAATAATTACTTTGATTTTTAATTCTACTACCTTGACTTTTGCCGCACCAACAGGAGGTGTTGTTACTTCAGGGGCTGCAAGTATTAATCAAAATGGAACTGTAACAAATATCAATCAAACATCTAATAAAGCAACTATAAATTGGCAGAACTTTTCTATTAGAACAAATGAAACAGTTAATTTTAATCAACCAAACTCTAGTTCTATTACACTAAATAGAGTTGTTGGAAATGAAAAATCTATCATAAATGGTGCATTAAATGCAAATGGACAAGTTTGGATACTTAATTCAAATGGTGTTTTATTTGGTAAAAATGCAAGTATTAACACAAGTGGCTTATTAGCTACAACCGCAGAACTTTCAGATAAAGATTTTAATGTAGGAAATTATAATTTCAAAAATGCAACAGCAAACTCAATAATAAACCAAGGAACAATTGAAATAATAAATAATGGTTCAGTGATACTAGCTTCAAATGAAGTTGTAAATGATGGAACAATTAAGGCTGTAAAAGGAAGTGTTCACTTAGTTGGATCTGACTCTTATTCAATTAATCTAAATGGAAATTCATTAGTTGATCTTAGAGTAGATAAAGGTGTACTTGATGCAATGGTTTCAAATTCTGGAAAAATTATTGCTGATGGAGGGAAAATTTATCTAACAACAAATGCTGTTGATGAATTATTAAAAGGAGTTGTAAACAATACTGGTATTGTTGAGGCAAATAGTATTGATGATATAACAGGACATGTAGAGATCTTTGCACATGGCGGTGAAGCTTTAATTGATGGAATTATTAATGCAAAAGGTGGTTTTATTGAAACTTCTGGTAAAAAAATCAAATTTTCAGATACATTTTCTATCAATGCAGGAAAAGGTGGTACTTGGCTTATTGATCCCAATAATATAAAAATTGTATCTGATGCAACAGCAGAATCAAATGTAGACTCAAAGGTAGACTCATCAGGGGCACCATTATATACATCATTAGATGATACAACTATTTTACGTGCATCTACAGTTGAAAGTCAATTAAATAATGGAACTAATGTGATTGTTGAAACAGGTGAATCTGGAACAAATTCGCAAGATGGAGATATCTTTCTTACAACAAGTATCAATAAAACTTCAGGTGCAGATGCAACTTTAACTTTAAAGGCACATAGAAATATATTTTTTGCAGATGATTATCAAACCCCAACATCATTTGGTAGTATTTCAAGTACAAGTAATAAACTAAATGTAGTTTTATGGTCTGATAGTGATGGAAATAATGATGGTTCAATCTGGTTACCTGAAGGTTCAAGTATTTCATCAAAGGGTGGACATGTTTGGTTAGGTGGGGGTTCTGGTTCTTCAACATGGAATGGCTTAACAGTTGGAAACTCTTATGCTGTTGGTAGTGATTTTTCTTCTTCTGAGGGAAATGCAATATCAAGAGGTGTTGCAATAAATGGAAATATTTTTGCTGATGGAGATAGCTTTGGTGGAGATATTTTTATAAAAGGACTAGCTAGTAGATCAAGTCATTATAGTAGCGCTAGAGGAGTTTCTATATCAGGTTCTGTAACAACAAACTATGATGGAAATATAAGTATAGAAGGTAAAGCAAAAGGTGGTTCTGATGCTGTAGCTATTGGAGATACTTCTTCTGCTTTAACTGATGGATCAGCTATTTTAAGAGTTAACAATGGAACTATTTTTATAAATGGATATTCAAATCAAGGAAAAGCTTCAAGTGATTCTATTTATTTGAATAATAAGTCTTATATAGAAAGTACAGGAACAGGAACACTAATAATAGATGCGAATGATGATGAAATATCTGCCGATTCTACTTCATATATTAAAATTGCTAACTTATTGTTAAAAAATGGTTTCACTACAACGTTAACTAA
This portion of the Arcobacter nitrofigilis DSM 7299 genome encodes:
- a CDS encoding two-partner secretion domain-containing protein gives rise to the protein MVFICSRFRILKGVKISLIITLIFNSTTLTFAAPTGGVVTSGAASINQNGTVTNINQTSNKATINWQNFSIRTNETVNFNQPNSSSITLNRVVGNEKSIINGALNANGQVWILNSNGVLFGKNASINTSGLLATTAELSDKDFNVGNYNFKNATANSIINQGTIEIINNGSVILASNEVVNDGTIKAVKGSVHLVGSDSYSINLNGNSLVDLRVDKGVLDAMVSNSGKIIADGGKIYLTTNAVDELLKGVVNNTGIVEANSIDDITGHVEIFAHGGEALIDGIINAKGGFIETSGKKIKFSDTFSINAGKGGTWLIDPNNIKIVSDATAESNVDSKVDSSGAPLYTSLDDTTILRASTVESQLNNGTNVIVETGESGTNSQDGDIFLTTSINKTSGADATLTLKAHRNIFFADDYQTPTSFGSISSTSNKLNVVLWSDSDGNNDGSIWLPEGSSISSKGGHVWLGGGSGSSTWNGLTVGNSYAVGSDFSSSEGNAISRGVAINGNIFADGDSFGGDIFIKGLASRSSHYSSARGVSISGSVTTNYDGNISIEGKAKGGSDAVAIGDTSSALTDGSAILRVNNGTIFINGYSNQGKASSDSIYLNNKSYIESTGTGTLIIDANDDEISADSTSYIKIANLLLKNGFTTTLTNSNNDIETLAATGMTSLTYSDSSAITIGTVNGVSGITANGDVNLFASDIFVNKPISNGSNILNLNATGGIYYNSDKSENKESKNTDNSHSINANSYYTIKDFPNFDNINNKSISSVDNLVDLSNIEENDIYPELSTPNKVLPKDTTEKNINSSEKLTEQSTNSSKQSESSSKNVTEQKKDPMVLNRESNTNSIEQNSNSSSIVENSKENSKEQETDSSEETKDSTKTSESSNYETTEENEIQLGDAQIEIDVDGNGKIVYSKSQIEVRVKNNGKLVFSNNSKDVLETVGLSIKDGSLVNDKIKIVLIDKKTTSKYSATLLDGSFLPKYLVLNPKTGEINGILPKDIHKLGINIKAMGKDKTIRILSLKIKF